The Pieris rapae chromosome 9, ilPieRapa1.1, whole genome shotgun sequence region TCCGACGTGTCAGAGAAAGAAGAATATATttgcctataaataaaattgaggaGATTCGGCCctaattgaaatgaaatgaatactGTGTATTAAGAAAGGTTGCAATACGACATAACTGTACACACTAACTATTACCAATTATGTTTTCACTTTTTGGAATAGTTATAACTAAGTTTGCGTAActaatttagttatatatggtgtaattgttattgaaaaaGCAATAGTTAcgcatttgttttatagaaatcCATAAGCTATAAGGTGGCTGTATAAGTTGAAAAAAGTGTATACCtaacatattttatcacaaaCAATAACTAGTttagtaaactttttgtaCATTCGACTTAGATTTACGTACATATGTAGATGTCAAATGCTGCATAAGTTGCGTACTAGGTATTAAAACAGCTACCGAATGACATctgaataatttgaaaaaaaatagtattttatcaGTAAAAACATGATTTCAATTTCTTGGATTCTCGTAGGAGCgagttacttaatattttactcaTAACTGTCGATCACAGGGACACTCTTGGGTTTTACATAGatagtagtaaaataaatcagtcatCTTtagtcttggcctcagatttctgtatatgtttcatGAAAATTTGTCAATCGAATAGACGACGtccactttttgggtctaaagtaAGCCTCACGGTGTTTTTCTTAACCATTTGTGCGAATATTTAATGCGCACATTGAATATCCATAGaagcacagcccgggatcgaacctacgatgtCAGGAATGAGAGTAAAACGCCGAAGGCACGAGGCCAACACGGCTATAGGCATttgtaaaatcttatattCACATTCAAGATTTAGTGCGAACTATGATACCTAGGttaaaatccaatacatttttttctgctTCAATCTctgaatttcttaaaatatcacACTTCAtagaaaacaattgaataagGATCGCGGCTAGTTCTTACTTTGCAAAACACTTTGCtcgttctaaattcaaatgcGTTTCTCTATAGTGCCCCCAACtgataaacattataaatattaaatccttTGACATACTCGTAAGAAATTGCCGAGTACGTTGAAGCTTTCCCGTCCTATTTAATGTCGCTTTGAAATGTGTCAATAGGATTATTTAACTTTAGTCTCgctgcaattataattaagtaagaTTGAGGTTAAGATCGTTGTAATTGGGTCAAGATTTAAACGTCGCAAGTAgtgattataaaaaacttcTCTTCTAGACACACAAATTTAtagtacatatttacaatattcttaacctgcatagaaataataataagaattgaAAATTACTATTGAGCGAAGAATCaacagctctggggtcaccggtactatctaccaggcaccaacttaaatctttaattagcgcctgtgtACTTGAACTCCACGGCCCAAGGAAACAAAATCTAACTGGAGGAAATACTAATATTTGTGGCGATTATTATTTGCCACCTCCTGTGCTTTTGTGCTTGTCTGAGGTAAGACGGGGCTAACGTGTCCACACAAGTAACATCCCATACCAAAGCCCGTACTTTATGGTATCAAAGACATCTGATCCGGCCGCTTGCCACCGTATCTAGCGATACAAATGGTATATGACTGTATAAATTgcggttaaaaaaatgtataattaagtttGGTACGTGTTATTTAGCttattgttgtataaaaaaagttaaaaccgTAGTTATAATTGTCGTCTTTATctgatattgtaaatattaaggttattattaaaaaaagtcaatttttaaattattctttgaCTTATTTTACACTGTCTTATCAACAAAGAACCCGAAATTTTATCTTAGTTTGCACACGGATAAAACACGAACATCCTAGATTCGATCCCGGCGAATCACTGCCAAAATACTTATGTCTAACAGAGATCAGCTAATTAAACTAAACGGTTATAATTTTTCCGCAAATATGAATACGGAGGTGCATTGAACTCAGTTGTCACGGCTAACAGTACCGTTATGCTATAACTTTACTTTCGACGAGAAACACCGAAAAACGGCGTTTTAGTTCTGCTTCTAACGGGAAAGCTCTCATTCACAATTATGTCAAGGTCTTGCTGGCTTACTTTAAGCTTTCAACATTGTCATTAGACGAATGGCAGTTCTAGTAACTTgtgtataatacataataaggcaatatttatacatagaaCAGTCAACCCTAGTATGGAAAAGAAACATCTACTGAAGGCATAGTACAAGATGCGCATAAATCATTAacaaaattgaacataaaattacatgtaaaaCTAGAAATATACCGCCTAAAACCAATATTGTACTGAAGTGGAATCTTTTGCTATCgtcaaaatagttaaaatatttaaatgaaaatgagaaaaaaatataatgtcttCTATTgaaatcttttaaatgtattctacatataatataaataattctaatataataactaaacttaaaaagtaataaataaaatatattaataaaaggagtccctttatgcaaggttccgaagatactggcagcgttccccctttgaatagctagactaattttTTGACCAAGATAGCTGcaagctcttcggtctcctgtgatgtcaaataacctttttgatatttctctaaaataattttatgttaggAGATAGTGAttcgtaataatatataatgtttttgttgtactttttatttaaaataaaataaaataaataaagtggaaatgggctGGGCATACGGCAAAAGGAAGGAATTGGTGCAAACTGGTGCCCAAGACATATAAAGTTCTATAGCAAACGAAAAAGAGGGAGACAATTTAGAAGGTGCATAAaccaaattaaagaaacagcaggtggtacatggcagagcgGAATGTGGGGATTGAAGGAAACCTTTGCTAAAAAAGGGCACTCTTACACCTAAAAGAAGATTGAAAAAGAAacgtgtttaaatgtaaaagtatcCGAATTAATATAAGCAgagagtaaaaaaattacagatatactagcggatcagacagacgttgtcctgtctacacgtctttaatttcaaaatttcaatttttaataagccattttgatgaaaattattattcaaatgttatgacaatatctaacgatccagcacatggtcacacacgatataacacaatgataacaaaactttttttaaatttcgggacagactaaaattaaaattcgaatattatttaaaatttgacactgcgatggtagcgccgtctgtcggatccaatgtaaaacattccaaaatcaacaacaactaataaattgaaaattaattaaaaaaacattgtccagcggacaaaattgtgaatctaaaccattcccagatccccttgaacacacacaaaaaatttcgtctaaatcggtccagtcgtttaggaggagttcagtcacatacacacgcacacaagaaatatatatattaagatagacGACTAATCAAAAActtaaacgaaataaaaaatcgtcCATAAATGCAATGAAATAGCCGGACAATTATCTGCATCCGTTACATAACGTCGCAAAGCAACAGGTGGCAATTAGTTACGTCTCACGGTTAGTTCGGATAACGGAGATGAAACTCAGCGAAGCATGTTATTATTAACTGTTATCAgctgatattataaaacttggtGACTGAGATGAAAAgataggtttttttattagttaaaatattagatacattaattatataaaaccgcACAatcataacatataaataggcatgcaaatgtcatattaattttataattattataacattaacataatgttataataattggtgaattaagttatttagggtctgtttcacaatgtatgaagATAAgaaccaaatagctatgcaacattaacatattcggaagataaatgttccgaataagaaacttcgcgtttcatgacgaatagcgctatctgacagtcgtgaaatgcAACAACTATAAAGACAGGCTCACTCTATAGAGGCACCtggcttttaaaatttttatcacCTTCATCTTGAAAATATTGCATGTcaaggtgattaaatagtttaatagtcAAGGCGTGACATACATCGTTGTGCAGCatgtagttatattatttaactacatAATAGTACtgaatacaacaaaaaaaccCACTATACAGCCGGGTTTGGTAGGTACCAAACCAGGCTCTATagtgagttttttatttattttgatcttcaggtgaagatttttttttcctagAAATTTCCTAGAAACTAatgagtaaaaaaatacgattaatacaaaaaaacgaAAAGAAAACAAGTTTGTTATACCTTGTCACATCACAGGTTGACTAAAACTATCTGAGATAGTGTGTGTCTCTCCGTCCTATGAACTTCATTTGctatattatgtacaattaaCTGTGACGGTAAAGTAACTGAACTTATTCATACGTGTCATCATTCAGTGTTAGTCACGGaagactattttatatttaaattaaagttaggCAAAtcctaaattttttaaaaggttttatcatttaatgttaaaaacttttaaaatttttacaatcTTAATGATTTCTTCTGaagttttttaagtatttggtTATGGAAATGTATTAAGAACATTCCTAACTACGCATGtctttaaaatgaaatcatGTATATTGTATCCTATAAAATTCAGGTCAAATGGTATTTGAGTTGGGATATTTGAAGAAGCTCTGTCTGGAATCTATTACATATTCATGAAACCGACTGTATTTATTTGCGTTCTGACGGATCTTCtctcgttttttttaattcaacacGGTTTTGCCTATATAAACTTAgacatagataaataattattaattcattaaaattcataattgCGAATAGGCTTAAGCCTTACCTAGTCTTTCGCAttgatattactttattatttttttagaaaaaggtaaaacctaattttaaataaaacaaagaaataacttCGCCGGTCTATTTTTACTACACATGTACGAGTTCGCTCAGTCAAAATTCTGTGGCTTTGTATTTCAACGTGTCTCTGAATTTAGAACCAAGGCTCCTAGGGCTTTATCAAAAAACGTGActggatttattttatacttcttCAGAAAGATCATCTGGTAATAAACGAAATATGTAGTCTCCAATAGGCTgaacttaatataaacttcAATATTCTGATTtgaatttaacttttaaataaataatcgaaTGCATTTATGTATAacctttgttttatatgttatagatAACTTAACGcgcaaatttaatatataaatcatacagttcaataaaaatgcaatGGTTCTGGGTATGGTGACTGTAATGTTTCTGcctgtttaataatttctgtTCATAGCCAAGCAGGCGACCAGccacttttattataagaaatatgaGTAACCGACTACCAATATagttacatttacatattaattgtcTTAAACCATTATCTACAATGAAACTCATAAAATGACAATCTTTTTCAGACCGCCGAAGGTGCATGGGCGTCGAAAATGAAAATAGTCCTGAGTTTAATCATTTACGCCGCTAGTGTGTGTGCTGACGACAATGAAGAAAGGTATTAATGAGTCATTACGTATgattctttacaataaaatataagggtaccatttgaataaattgtaatttagtaGGTTAATGCATTAATTTACTCAAGCAGGAATCGGTCGATTTAATAACTGCAGCTGAGATTCAGTGATGAATCTTCAGCGTTTAAGGCAGTTTTCCTGCTCACCACCACTATATGGCACCAGCTGCCCGCtgtagtatttccgaaccaattcgacttcaaGTCCTTCTTGAAAACAGCGTACGGAATCTTAAATGGCCGTAACGCTCTTTCGAGTTCTCAGtctgagtgtctatgggcggtcGCACTTAACAGCAGGTGAATCTCCTGCCCTTTTGCCCCcaggtatataaaaaaaacgtaatgTCTATTTTATGCCTCACACACTTGTATGTAACGCTAAAATGGAATATCTGTAGTGGCTCAAGCGATTTATGATCTTGGATTAAATCCATTAAATTCTACTGAGTAAATGCTACTTGtgggttttttatataatgtttaacgcattactttttcattaaaaaatcacCACATGCCTAGAGCAAGAAtgtaattgataaatttatattttcaggcGATCCAAATTACCATACATCGCTGATGCGGCTGGCATCTCTATTCCACGACCTTCAAACCTACCAGCAACGGTTGGAAGTCCGGTGAATTTACTTACACCTGACAGATATGAATTCTATACATTTGATGAATCGGGAGAGTTAGTCAAAAGATTAATGACGTTAGAGGAAATACAGGCTATAGTCGCAGCAGGAGAAGATGCAGATGGACTAGTTACGTTTGCTAACGAAAATCAACCAACTATCGCTTTTAATTTCAGTCAACCTCCATACACAAAAGTAAATAGTGTCGTAACTAATGTACAAAATGTGTTAAAAGCCCAAATGGAGGctcataaaaataatccaCTTATGCAGCCTACATTAGATACGCCTGACGTTTCTGATTCATGGAGTTTAATTTTACCTTCAATTTTTGGCAACACAGGAGTTGATATTGTACCAGACAAGACTTCTGGGACCTTTATTACCCCAGAAACTGAAACTATTGAAGATGACAATTTAAATGGAGACTATTTGTATGCGTTTAACAAGGAAGCCAACTCGGCATCTTTTTCAAGACCCATTGAAACAAGTACTAAAGTATCTCCGAAGCTTGAAACAAAAAGTCCTAAAACAACTGTTGCTCCTGTTACGCATCTTATGACAAAGCCAAGCACAGTTCGTTTAGAAACTAAACCAGTTACATTAAAACCCTCGACTACGACTGTAAAGGCAACAACAGTAAAACGAAAAGTTTCTACAACTACAATCGAACCACTTGCATCGAGTACAGCTATTCATAAAGATAGCATCACCACCGCTTCCACTGTACAAAAGATTGCTACAAAATCTGAAGTAACGACAAAACTACCAAGCACGAAGAATGATGTAAAAATAAGTACTGAAAACCTCATAAATAGTCTATTGACTACAAGAAAAAATGTTCAAGCTACAACTGAAAAAATACAGAGCATATTCGTACCAGTCTCTACGATTCCATACAGTACTCAAAAAACGACGAATGTATCTATAAACCACAGCACAAAGTCACCAGtagtagattttaaaaaaccaCAGGTAACACCATTAATTGAATCGAGTTCTCTTAATAAAGGTgatgaatataacaaaataaactctACTACTATAACAACACAATCTGTATCATTGTCGACTGTTCCTTCGTCTACTGAAGAAATAACGTCGGAAAAATACTTGCAATCATCTCAAAGTGAACAAAAGGGTGAAAATGCATTGGATACAGAGGAACCAATTTTACCAATGTTTGATTTTGCGCAAAGTATTAGTCAAATTGCATCTGATTTAGGTGGTAACTATGCTCCATTGCCTACAGCAAACAATATTGTCGATtcttcaaaagaaaataacattaacattatgGAAAGCAAAGAAAATATCGATATTGACATTCCTCAAGAAGCTGAAAAGATAATTGAAAAGCAAGAAAACGTCACTGATAACTATGTCAAAGTAACCACATTAAATGCAAATCACAGTAGTGAACAAAGTATAAATCAAActaaacataaacaagatGAATTAAATAGCAATGAAAATACTACGTTTTTTCCAGAGGAGACTAAAATAGAAACTACAACTGCTGCAGATGTAATTGAAACTACAACATTCGATTTAATTTTAGCTGATTCTATGGAAGATCTGTTATCTCAAGTTgtttatcaaacaaataatatagtatcTTCCCGAGATGAGGAAAACGAATTGAATAATACTAGGCCAGATTTAAATACAACTCTAAAAGATACTTATgagaatacaaatatttctactGAATCCCCAGTAGAAATTTCAACAAGTATTATAACAGAAAATCTAAGCAAAAATATTGATCAACCCATTATAACTGAAGAAAACGTGACCATTAAAATAACAGAAGAGTTAACAACTGAAAGAAGTTATAAAAACGATGATAGACCTAACTTTTTACCTATTTCAAGTTCTGAGAATAAATCCATTCCAGAGATTTTAAAACTCTATGACgacaaacaaaatacaattatttcttcAACATTAGCAACAATCTCAGGATCTAATACTTTAAATGATAGTatagacataaataaatacagtgtttcgaataaacaaaacatagaaACAACTACTGTGCTAAACAAAGTAGAAACAACCACTTCTACATTAATAAAGGATTTAAATTCCGCTtctaatgaaaataaacttaatgcAGTTAGCATTAATAAACTGAACAAagttcaaaacaaaatttacgtTAACTTACCGAAAGCAGATGaattcaaaaagaaaatacaaaaaattaatattgacgaTAAGGAATTTGCCAACGAACGTAATAATTCATGGAAACTTATACCTACCGTGCCTCCACCAAAGTCACAAAGCGAAACGAATAATAGATATAAACCAGAAGGATTTTACACCCCAGAAAGCAACTCTAATAAGCACATATCATTAGACGTGTCGAAGGAAAATCAAGGACTAGTAGTAACCACTAAAGATCTAGGTGAcgatattttacaatttgtagAATTATGCAATGAATTGGCATTTCAATATTGGAATGATATGACACAAAATATAGACAAAAAGCgcagttttgttttttcacCTTATGCTATAACATCTATGCTGGCTATGATGTTTATGGGAGCTCGAGGTGCCACATCAGGTGAAATGAACGATATATTGAAACTTGATGACATGGTGACATTTAACCCCCACTTTACTTTAAGGAATGTGTCAGATTCTATAGACGTTTCCTCTGCATCTGGAGTAGCAGTGTCGGCATTTATAAGAGAATTATACAGTGACAGAAGTAAGGGTAAAATTTTGACTTTCTATAAAGAAAGGGCTCAACAGTTTTACAATGGACATGTAGAGGAAatcaactttaaattaataagtgaTGTTATTCGCCGAAGAACTAATCTCTTAGTTAAGAGGTATACGATGGGCAGAATAACGGAATACATGAAGACCAATTCTATCGTAATGCAACCACCGCTAGCAGCATTCTCCATGAATATTTTTGAGGTAAGTTTTTGTAACTAACTGAAGCAAAAGTATGCGTACGTAGGATCTctttaaaaacgaaatatataaattatataacatatatatattatataaacttatattttctaatattacaaTGCAAAAAccaagtttattaataatttcagaaataaaactAACTTAGCCAACCACCAgaacacaaataacataaccatttataaattcaataaatattttacacatttacaagagctatattaaaatattaaataagaaaatatttaatattttaatatagctcttgtaaatgtgtaaaacatgttttttgttattacagaCTGACTGTACCGGTTCATCAGTAGATGGAAGAGATGGGGAGATGTACTTTGTTGTTTCACCTAATGTACGACAGAGGCGATTAGTTCCCGTTCCAGCTGTGGTTTACAGAAGTAACTTCTTAGCTGGTTATGATCCAGTTTTAGATGCTACTGCCGCTACATTAGGAAATACTAACTCAATCATCAGCACTCTTTTCCTCATGCCTGGTCAACAAGGAAACATAGTCCACGGTGAGGATCTAGAAACGCTAGAAAAAAGACTATTAGCATCAAACCCTACAACATCATGGAACCGGCTTTTACGCACCTTACTTCCACGTCAGGGCCTAGAGCTACAAATACCAAGGTTTTCTCACAAGTCTATTTTCAATGTGTCATCTTCGTTGCGAAAGATGGGATTAAAGGATCTCTTTAACCAGGAACATGCAGATTTGGGCGGACTTAATGGTCCGTCCAAAAATTTGTATCTATCTGATATGGTCCAACTTTCAAATTTCGTTACATGTGGCGAAGGTATTGTTTCTGAACAACATCATGTTGAGGAATACCCAGAAACCCTAGATGAGAAAATTCAAAGGCGTAGAAGTGCTAGATGGTTGAATTGGGATGAGCCGAGAGATTATCAAAGGGCTTTTCATGATCCACATGATGTTGGAGAAGCAATGCATCTTCCGTTACATTTAAGGCCGAGACAGGCAAGATTGCCTGCTCGATCCCAGCCAGCGAGATTGAAATTTGATAGACCGTTCCTATACTTCGTCAGACATAATCCATCAGGCATGATATTGTATGTGGGGAGATATAATCCAAGACTTTTGCCGTGAATAAAGACTGTTAAAGACACTTCGTATTAAGCACACCGTCAATCAAAGgtacatattacattttttcaaatacGATCCTTTTAACGCAACAagatagtattaaaataacaccAATAATTTTGGAGAAGAAATTGGTATGTGCTTAGTACGAAATGTTGTCAGCgtataattatgtacttaatGGTGTAATACTCGAATTCCTCAGGGAAAGTGATAAGGTATTGTCGTGTGGATTAGGTTAGTGAGCAGTTATGTGACAGTATTATGTCGTTTGGTATGGAGGTACTTCgattataactatttaataaaagaggcaaaatatacatattgccCTTGTACAAAGCCAgtattcaaatttcgaactAAGCTAGCAAGCAGCTCTTAAAATTTCTCAATTTCAAGTAAAAACACACATTGCAATAGCCATAGCACAAGTAATcattagttttgtttaatatttgattatgtCGATGTTATTTGAGTTTCTGCTACAATGCAtagattttctatttttcGGTATAGCTGTCTTGATTTGATTCAGTTTCAAATTCAGAGCGATTctcaaatataacaaaattatcgaCTATAGTTACAGtaatattgattttcaatAATTGAGGCTGTTACTAATAAAAGAAGTAGTGTTTCCTCGTACCCACATactaatttgatttatatgaCTTAGCTTATCTAGAAATAATCTCATTTGACATTCTGATAACATTGTATAAAATCTAACTaaggtaatattaatatttgtcgCAATTATAACATACATAGAACCTCGGATTAAAATTCATTAGTTTCAATTGGACATAGTGAAGTTTTCTTGTAATATGTTCGTAAATTAATGGTAATTTTCTATGCATATCTAATGTCAAAATGAGATCTTGGATTAGATAATGATGAcgtagtattaataaataataagttataaaatagttcATTCATTGTAATTATcatgaaataaacattttagatattcttttgtttttacattaaataatattgtttgcaCTCGTCGAAGAATTCCTTCCATTCGTAACATTTCTTTGATTGTATTAACACTGGACAGTCCTGGaagaaaaagttattaaaataaagaaaaaaaaatgtcacgtcattaaatttgagcctgtaggcatccctactcatcaaGAAGACAGacggtgtaggccgagagataaagccggcgtaaaaaccTCTCggtaatcttttaaaaaagcaaatcatcgaacaatacttattttaaaacagataTAGCAAGATAGATAGAAGAATTATTTGAATAcgtattttaaactaaacatcGAGGCATCAATTatgcattaataattattaacgaaGTAACTTTTCTGTTAATTGATGAATGCTTTCCACCGCTTGGCACACAACTAAATAGGTAAAACAACCatagtatacaatttttaatgtgacaagcattTATAGACAAACATGAAATAcatgatattataatacaaaaggctggtttaatatacaaaattaaatatgagtcAAGATACGTTTACGGTATCcttaatttatttcgtataaATGAACAGATATTTCatctgtaatataaaataaagtttgtatAATGCACCTCAAGATATGGGACAGACAAATTGGCGTCCGATAGCTGGATATACGTGGTCTTATAAAGAGacaacattattttgtttttttttgtgtttcctatatatatttcattatcatttgaCAATCTAATGGCAAGTagttgatcagcctcctgtgcctggtGCTGTTGACTTTTTGGATATAAGGTAAGCCGTATTTCCtcgttttccttcaccgttcgagccaatgttaaatgcgcatacgaaagtctattggtgcacagtcggggatcgaacctacgacctcagtgaTGAGAGTCatacgctgaagccactaggctaacactgcacAACAATTGAGCATATTAAG contains the following coding sequences:
- the LOC110992622 gene encoding uncharacterized protein LOC110992622; this translates as MKIVLSLIIYAASVCADDNEERRSKLPYIADAAGISIPRPSNLPATVGSPVNLLTPDRYEFYTFDESGELVKRLMTLEEIQAIVAAGEDADGLVTFANENQPTIAFNFSQPPYTKVNSVVTNVQNVLKAQMEAHKNNPLMQPTLDTPDVSDSWSLILPSIFGNTGVDIVPDKTSGTFITPETETIEDDNLNGDYLYAFNKEANSASFSRPIETSTKVSPKLETKSPKTTVAPVTHLMTKPSTVRLETKPVTLKPSTTTVKATTVKRKVSTTTIEPLASSTAIHKDSITTASTVQKIATKSEVTTKLPSTKNDVKISTENLINSLLTTRKNVQATTEKIQSIFVPVSTIPYSTQKTTNVSINHSTKSPVVDFKKPQVTPLIESSSLNKGDEYNKINSTTITTQSVSLSTVPSSTEEITSEKYLQSSQSEQKGENALDTEEPILPMFDFAQSISQIASDLGGNYAPLPTANNIVDSSKENNINIMESKENIDIDIPQEAEKIIEKQENVTDNYVKVTTLNANHSSEQSINQTKHKQDELNSNENTTFFPEETKIETTTAADVIETTTFDLILADSMEDLLSQVVYQTNNIVSSRDEENELNNTRPDLNTTLKDTYENTNISTESPVEISTSIITENLSKNIDQPIITEENVTIKITEELTTERSYKNDDRPNFLPISSSENKSIPEILKLYDDKQNTIISSTLATISGSNTLNDSIDINKYSVSNKQNIETTTVLNKVETTTSTLIKDLNSASNENKLNAVSINKLNKVQNKIYVNLPKADEFKKKIQKINIDDKEFANERNNSWKLIPTVPPPKSQSETNNRYKPEGFYTPESNSNKHISLDVSKENQGLVVTTKDLGDDILQFVELCNELAFQYWNDMTQNIDKKRSFVFSPYAITSMLAMMFMGARGATSGEMNDILKLDDMVTFNPHFTLRNVSDSIDVSSASGVAVSAFIRELYSDRSKGKILTFYKERAQQFYNGHVEEINFKLISDVIRRRTNLLVKRYTMGRITEYMKTNSIVMQPPLAAFSMNIFETDCTGSSVDGRDGEMYFVVSPNVRQRRLVPVPAVVYRSNFLAGYDPVLDATAATLGNTNSIISTLFLMPGQQGNIVHGEDLETLEKRLLASNPTTSWNRLLRTLLPRQGLELQIPRFSHKSIFNVSSSLRKMGLKDLFNQEHADLGGLNGPSKNLYLSDMVQLSNFVTCGEGIVSEQHHVEEYPETLDEKIQRRRSARWLNWDEPRDYQRAFHDPHDVGEAMHLPLHLRPRQARLPARSQPARLKFDRPFLYFVRHNPSGMILYVGRYNPRLLP